A DNA window from Camelina sativa cultivar DH55 chromosome 13, Cs, whole genome shotgun sequence contains the following coding sequences:
- the LOC104738101 gene encoding peptidyl-tRNA hydrolase, mitochondrial-like, which translates to MNHFRGNREFARLRIGIGKPTGQMDPKAFLLQKFSMAARERMDKALAEGVDALKLVLSKDFGESWRLFNVEQKYKHLRQHTVIAA; encoded by the exons ATGAACCATTTTCGAGGCAACAGGGAATTTGCTAGGCTACGAATCG GAATAGGAAAGCCTACGGGACAAATGGATCCAAAGGCTTTCTTGTTGCAGAAGTTCAGCATGGCAGCTCGAGAACGG ATGGATAAAGCTTTAGCAGAAGGGGTGGATGCTCTGAAGCTGGTTTTGTCTAAAGACTTTGGAGAAAGCTGGAGATTGTTCAATGTGGAACAGAAGTACAAACACTTAAGACAACATACAGTAATTGCAGCTTGA